A genomic window from Pelagicoccus albus includes:
- a CDS encoding Gfo/Idh/MocA family protein, translating to MPTRIALVGANYGATLASGFADLENAKLVAIADPDPKTLAQAAESLGVDKTFESLDELLQTVELDALIVASPTYLHERHVGAAFDLGLHVLCASPVGVRGSEVSHIVTSAGLVGKIFMWANPLRFDPRVSIAQGLVEAGQVGEPTNGKASILVADWEFPADSWRLERDLGGGALLEVGTQTLDALWFAMGAPDPIEALGSRYDTFSAPFASDLEHPAEDTFCGVVRFKNGASLQIEAQLKAALPAGESQQVIGFTATRGSIDVSAGQRRDQDGTSYDYAKSSCSSSQLRALAVSFLQAIETGEEPAANGKQALAFHKMIDALLTSSREKEAVSIKVERTLDDLFGGL from the coding sequence ATGCCTACTCGCATCGCACTTGTCGGAGCCAACTATGGAGCTACCCTCGCATCTGGATTCGCAGATCTTGAAAACGCTAAATTGGTAGCCATCGCAGACCCAGACCCCAAGACCCTTGCCCAAGCAGCTGAGTCGCTGGGAGTCGACAAGACATTCGAATCTCTTGACGAACTCCTGCAGACCGTAGAACTCGACGCTCTGATCGTAGCGAGCCCGACCTATCTACACGAGCGGCATGTCGGAGCAGCCTTCGATCTGGGATTACACGTCCTCTGCGCTTCTCCTGTTGGCGTTCGCGGCAGCGAGGTCTCCCACATAGTCACCTCTGCCGGTTTAGTCGGGAAGATTTTCATGTGGGCTAATCCGCTTCGTTTCGACCCGCGCGTATCCATCGCTCAAGGTCTCGTCGAAGCCGGCCAAGTCGGCGAACCGACCAATGGCAAAGCGAGCATCCTAGTCGCCGACTGGGAATTCCCGGCCGACAGCTGGCGACTAGAGCGCGATCTGGGAGGAGGAGCCCTGCTCGAAGTAGGAACGCAAACGCTGGACGCCCTTTGGTTCGCCATGGGAGCGCCGGATCCCATCGAAGCGCTCGGCTCTCGCTACGATACCTTTTCCGCCCCTTTCGCTTCAGATTTGGAGCATCCCGCAGAGGATACTTTCTGCGGCGTGGTGCGCTTCAAAAACGGAGCCAGCCTACAGATAGAAGCCCAGCTAAAGGCTGCCTTACCTGCAGGCGAATCCCAACAGGTGATCGGTTTCACCGCCACGAGGGGAAGCATTGACGTATCCGCAGGGCAACGACGCGATCAGGACGGAACAAGCTACGACTACGCAAAATCCTCTTGCTCGTCCTCCCAGCTCAGAGCCCTAGCCGTTTCTTTTCTGCAAGCGATCGAGACGGGAGAGGAACCAGCCGCAAACGGGAAACAAGCGCTCGCTTTCCATAAAATGATAGACGCCCTGCTCACCTCCTCCCGAGAGAAGGAAGCGGTATCCATAAAAGTGGAGCGGACTTTGGACGACCTTTTCGGGGGTCTGTAA
- a CDS encoding TonB family protein, with the protein MKRSLLITAISLLYTVWLPVGKAAELENDRVKEVSVIDQTKARFPGAMRVVGIEEGFVSVAVLVDEEGNVSDTLVLESTGSAFTNSALKAIEEWSFRPAQLQGSTVPSSAKLDFDFRLDEELRWQIQAPAQADITHTTLSEDPISFTPFDELDRIPLPIRITEPNSFRSGSATIEFYIDETGSVRCPSVISSPSLNLGRELVDTVVGWSFEIPLKSGRPTNTRVRQTFACKDGKLSSASNGND; encoded by the coding sequence ATGAAACGCAGTCTTCTGATAACCGCCATCTCTTTACTTTACACCGTTTGGCTTCCTGTGGGCAAAGCTGCCGAGCTGGAAAACGACCGCGTCAAAGAGGTTAGTGTAATAGATCAAACCAAAGCACGTTTTCCGGGGGCGATGAGAGTAGTCGGGATCGAAGAAGGTTTTGTATCGGTGGCGGTTTTAGTGGATGAAGAAGGAAATGTTTCCGACACCCTCGTATTGGAAAGTACCGGTTCCGCCTTCACCAACTCTGCCTTGAAAGCGATCGAAGAATGGAGCTTTCGCCCCGCGCAACTGCAAGGCTCCACCGTCCCGTCGTCCGCCAAACTCGACTTCGATTTCCGACTGGACGAAGAGCTTCGGTGGCAGATCCAAGCTCCCGCCCAAGCGGACATCACGCACACAACTCTATCCGAGGACCCCATCAGCTTTACCCCTTTCGACGAACTGGACCGCATCCCCCTTCCCATTCGAATTACAGAGCCAAATAGCTTCCGTTCCGGCTCGGCTACCATCGAATTTTACATCGACGAAACTGGTTCCGTTCGCTGCCCGAGCGTGATCTCGAGCCCTAGTCTAAATTTAGGTCGCGAACTTGTGGATACAGTTGTGGGTTGGTCCTTTGAAATCCCCTTGAAATCGGGTCGGCCTACCAACACTCGCGTGCGCCAAACCTTCGCCTGCAAAGACGGCAAGCTCTCGAGCGCCTCAAACGGCAACGACTAG
- a CDS encoding RNA polymerase sigma factor, which translates to MPSNNDTDLVLLEELRNGRDAALNELIDRWQRPFLSFAFRYVQNREDARDLVEELFVRIYKNRKRFKEGTNFSAWAFTSLSNLCKNYERWKRRHPAFGKENLREEWNDSDLKIHPLVDLSSSSQPDRQVLGKERVELVKDAIAKLPHDLRTTLILYQYEGLSYKEVGEIVSCSVKGVETRLYRARKALKAMLSSKIGPSSDIWGEETG; encoded by the coding sequence ATGCCCTCCAATAATGACACTGATCTAGTGTTGCTCGAAGAGCTACGCAATGGTCGTGACGCTGCATTGAACGAATTGATCGACCGTTGGCAGCGTCCGTTTCTCAGTTTCGCTTTCCGCTACGTTCAAAACCGAGAGGATGCCCGTGATCTCGTGGAAGAGCTTTTTGTACGAATCTACAAGAACCGGAAGCGATTCAAGGAAGGTACCAATTTTTCGGCGTGGGCGTTCACCTCGCTGTCCAATCTCTGCAAGAACTACGAACGGTGGAAGAGGCGCCACCCGGCGTTTGGCAAAGAGAATTTGCGGGAGGAATGGAACGACTCCGATTTGAAGATTCACCCTTTGGTCGATCTCTCTTCCTCGAGCCAGCCCGACAGGCAGGTCTTAGGGAAGGAGCGAGTTGAGCTCGTAAAGGATGCTATCGCCAAGCTTCCGCATGATTTAAGGACGACTTTGATCCTCTATCAATACGAAGGTTTGAGCTACAAAGAGGTGGGCGAAATCGTGTCTTGCTCGGTGAAAGGAGTAGAGACGCGACTTTACCGCGCTCGCAAGGCTCTGAAAGCGATGCTCAGTAGCAAGATCGGTCCCTCGAGCGACATTTGGGGCGAAGAGACGGGCTAG
- a CDS encoding gamma-glutamylcyclotransferase family protein has translation MDTQFLFAYGTLKSDQPEHSIHCVPPLSVEPAKALGSLWRLREGYPILQVDPEQAIVDASLDTKEDWMTALEFSHMHDPVASDQGYIEGELFEYPLEPGSLRKMDEWENFIPGVKSAYQRRVIWVKDSAGKDRIAWAYICYSPPNWAVLLNSNSWPE, from the coding sequence ATGGATACCCAATTTCTATTCGCCTACGGCACCCTTAAAAGCGACCAGCCAGAACACTCCATCCATTGCGTGCCTCCCCTCTCAGTCGAGCCAGCAAAAGCGCTCGGGAGCTTGTGGAGACTGAGGGAAGGTTACCCCATCCTTCAAGTCGATCCGGAGCAAGCTATCGTAGACGCTTCCTTGGATACAAAAGAGGACTGGATGACCGCCCTAGAATTCTCTCACATGCATGATCCAGTCGCGAGCGACCAAGGCTATATCGAGGGCGAACTTTTCGAATACCCGCTGGAACCCGGCTCTTTGCGGAAAATGGACGAATGGGAAAATTTCATTCCCGGCGTCAAAAGCGCCTATCAGAGACGCGTCATCTGGGTAAAAGATTCAGCCGGCAAAGACCGAATCGCGTGGGCCTACATTTGCTATTCACCACCTAATTGGGCAGTGCTGCTCAATTCGAACTCCTGGCCGGAATAA
- a CDS encoding MBL fold metallo-hydrolase has translation MAKNWKVVSGVEDMERLGHASPITWDDIEPEIPWIAWLGHACFLIRWRGLSIVVDPVFKKWLGLMPRRLPIPDLSKLEGLDAALISHGHMDHLDSGTLRRLAPEKIFIPRKTIGFLSRDLKKCSRGLAMGDQFSIGGLTVDVVAAKHGGWRYPWQRGYVACGFVLSDGTRAVYVTGDSAYGPHFREVGLSRNIDVALLPIGAYSPQWFLQKRHMNPEEACQAACDLGAKEVIPFHFGTYRLSLETVREPADRFIEAAKGQPWRWRLPYWF, from the coding sequence ATGGCTAAGAATTGGAAAGTCGTCTCCGGTGTGGAGGACATGGAGAGGCTGGGTCATGCAAGCCCTATCACTTGGGATGATATTGAGCCAGAGATCCCTTGGATCGCGTGGCTGGGTCATGCGTGTTTCCTGATCCGTTGGCGAGGGTTGAGTATAGTTGTGGATCCTGTATTCAAGAAATGGTTAGGACTGATGCCGCGTCGTTTGCCAATTCCCGATCTGAGTAAGCTAGAAGGCTTAGACGCCGCTCTGATTAGCCATGGGCATATGGATCATTTGGATAGCGGTACATTAAGGCGGCTAGCTCCGGAAAAGATATTTATCCCTCGCAAAACGATCGGCTTCCTGTCGCGTGATTTAAAAAAGTGTAGCAGGGGCTTGGCGATGGGGGATCAATTTTCTATCGGAGGGTTGACCGTAGATGTTGTGGCGGCGAAGCACGGCGGTTGGCGATACCCATGGCAAAGGGGCTACGTAGCCTGCGGTTTCGTACTGAGTGATGGGACGCGGGCTGTTTACGTGACGGGAGACAGCGCTTATGGGCCGCATTTTCGCGAAGTTGGACTAAGTCGGAACATAGACGTGGCCCTGTTGCCCATTGGAGCCTACTCGCCGCAATGGTTTCTGCAAAAGCGGCATATGAACCCAGAGGAAGCCTGCCAAGCGGCGTGCGATTTGGGTGCGAAGGAGGTGATACCGTTTCATTTCGGTACCTATCGCTTGAGCTTGGAGACGGTACGCGAGCCAGCGGATCGCTTTATCGAAGCGGCGAAAGGGCAACCTTGGCGATGGCGTTTACCCTACTGGTTCTGA